tgaaactctttgttgaaaatgatatgattctaaattatccctagtttatgtcgttgtgtgggacaacaacgacgttgagactagcacatgcattaattgatgatcatgtttcacggatcatggatatggagatatcggattaatgatgtggacacatgttggtgaacatggtgttggattgacccacgccaagacaatgttgggattgttattttgtatgtgccatcagttgttcttgagtgttatacctactgaatccttagacctgagatcgccattgtttctcactgtgtgtagtggtgcatcttggggctgctaaacgctactccgtgactgggtagttacaaaagcagcttacaggtatgtcatgaaacatggaatgggatgtgagcggatcaagatggaatttgcccctcctagataacgggagagatatctctgggcccctcgagatagttggatttgaaagtgcatggccatgccaaagtgattaaagagttaattatgatgactaaaggttagttatgaatagaatccactattagatcgagagaatggtcgagctatcacaaaggtggcacgcatctcgctttgagcttgactggtatcgtgtggcaaagggatcggtgtatgagtatatctatggttcggccgatatgatctttatgtgtatttgtgagtcactatgccctgctaggtgccgctattgacttgtgattcggaaatgatttccgatcacgaccacctacacatgaacctaacgggtcacacacttaaggtgtttggaatgttggaaagcttgcatgtatgattgtctctagtgcaagtgggagattgttggtgatatgcccaagagcccatcatcacaatacggttcaAAGGCctaagtggatattgatccaagagggattagggttactaatgggcctatgagatagaagcccattagtacgccctatatatatgagggaggggctaagggggcgatgacctgagccgcgccacctccctagccgccgcccctccctctctctcggccgccgcccttgccgtgcgtgcggtgctagcacatcgacgcccggcgtttcatccccgtacgtgtggactccgtggaggcgctgctgcgactgctgcgctgatcggctgctgggatcaagtacgaggagctcggttcgtgggacgtgatcgactacttcctctacatcgacgcgcgatttcttccgctgcgctgcgcgtctagtggtaacgatctatgatcttctactcgcaagtatcttgggtttatgcggtagtgatgctagcgtagcctacccgtttccctacatcAACACCTGCGGCTGAGATGCCATGAGCAGGGATGCCCCGATGATCCATTTCTCGCAGCTGTGACCCCCAAGCCTAATCCCCCCGTCCGCCCTCGTCCTGGAGCGCCTTATCTCGCCCACGTCACCGTGCGTGTGCTCAATGCAGGTATATTTATTTAATTAACAATCATTCTAGCGCTACGTCACGTGTTTTGAACGCGAACGAGCATCGGATCATGTCTAGGCATCTCAAACACGTGCAGCGCCAACGCAGACTCGTGCTCCAGCAAGCCATTGACCGGCCCCCCGGACGGAATCCCCAACCGACGATCTAATCCTTCATCGAttagtttttcttcttcttcttcttcttcttcttcttcttcttctcccaaTCACATGCTTTATTTCGCTACGGCGGGTTTAGTTTGACCACCAAAGATGCTAATCCTACTTACTAGCACGGTCCGTGACTTGACACGATCCTTCGTGTCTAACCTTTTTTTTCCCCGAGGGCAACTgtctgacttttacctttcgCGGCAATACATACTACAAATCAAACCTGTATCAAGTAAACCAGATGCAGTCCCCGGGAGAGCGAGGCAACAGAATCTTTCAGCTTATAAAAATCCACTGAATTTTTCTGCACGTTGCTTGCGGCGCGCGTCGCATGCGGGGAGTACATTTCTCCTTCGGAATTCAACGCTTCATCTAGATGGTCAACAGTTAACACGGCCCAAGATGCCTTTCACATCTCACAGGAGAGGAGCGGTGGTACAAACCCTGGGGGGCTCGCAGGGGTCGGAGAGCGACCTGCCAGCCATTCCTAAACGAGTCACACCGCGCTCACCACCGTGCTTTCCGAGCAAACAGCCAACACGCCACCCGTCACCGGTCACCGCGACTAACCGCCGCGCACGGGGGGCGCAAATCTCCAATTCTCTTTAgtttaaaatattattttaattttttaaaataaaattttattttgaaaaaaatagtaTTAATTTCTGAACTAAAAAAAAtggaagtgtcctcagaatcacCCAGTGACAACCTCACACGGGCCGCCCCCGCTGGCTCACGGTCACACACTCACACGGATCACCaacccctgccgccgcctcctatCCTCCGCCTCCGTCCCTACTTAAATGAAGCGTCCGCACCACAGTTTCCACCAAAGTCCCCTGCctggctgctccctcctccaAGCTCCTACTCGCACGCACCACCAGGCAGCAACCCAGGCCAGCCACAGCCACCCCCTCTCGCGAGCGATCCAGCCCGTTCCATCGTCCATGGAGGCGGAGGCGTTCCCGATACGGTTCACGCGGGGCGTGCGCGCCTACTGGCGCCGGCGCAAGTACCACCGCCTGGTGGAGGCCGCGGACGGCGGCAAGGCCACGCGGCAGCTgggcgcgccgcggcgcggcggcgggtggggcgccgtgcggcggctgcgcgtgcgcgtgcgcgtggccctggccgcgccgcggcgcgcgctggcgcgggcgcgggacGCGTACGTGGGCGCCATGCTGGCGCTGGCCAGGCGGGCGTCCGCGCTCGCGCTGCCTGGCGGCGCCAGGCGCCCGAAGCAGCTGCCGGCGCCGCGGGGCGACGGCGCGCCCACCGAGTTCGAGCAGCGGCTCATCCTCGAGATCTACAAGTCCATCGTCGCGTCCAAGGAGCTCACCACCATGCTCCACGCCTCCGCCGCGCacctgccgccggcggcggctggcgcgcCGATGCCCGCCAAGCACCTGCTCGACATGTGatgcgagctcgccggagaaagACATGCACGCGCTGCTGCCCCGATCGGAAGCGGAGCTGTGTACGCTCTTCCTCCCCTTAGCTCGTAGCGAGAGTGAGAATCTGTGAGCGCCGTTAATTATGATGTGCATCCAGTAACACCGTCCTTGCCCTGTGAATTATAGACAGAATTTAGAGCCGTCGCATGGTTCCTCTCTGGGTGCATGCGACCAAAGCTAGCCGCCCTGCTGCGAAAGACGCAGCGTGCAAAGTGTAAATTCTAAAGAAATTCCGCAGAGCAAATCCGTGGTTTGGTTTTGTATGTATGGTTCAGAGATCATTCAGCATCgttttttttaagaaagaaAGATTATTCAGCAACTACCAGTCTACCACCTGTTACCTTCACAGCTCACAGCTGTTGTCGAGTTCCTTCCGGATTGGTTGGTCTTCAATTCTTCATCATTCTGCAACGACTTGGGATCGAAAGAGACATTTTTTTCTCCGCACGGCACGAGAACGCAGCCGGCGGTCGCCGTCGGCGGTAAACTTGGCCGCGACTTTTCCGATCGCATCGGCCGCGCGGCGTGCCGCAGGCCCGCAGTCCAACTCCCGGAGACATGTGGTTTGATGAGAGCGGAGGACGTGCACGTTCCAGAGCGAGATGGCACGTGCACGTGAGTGCGTTGacggagagagggaggagaaaaTGCGCGGGCGCCTTCGGCCATTGGTTGCTTGGCTGTAGAGAGTGCCGTCGGAATTGCGGTCTCTCCCCGTCAACGCACGCACGTGGACGGCGGCGTTGCGTGCGATCGCGCGGCACCATATGGTGGGGATTGGGGGTTGCCTGTCCATCTAGAAGGTTGAGGACTTGAGAAAATTCAGCCATGGCCGCCAGCTCGTGCAGGGGGGGAATCATGGTGCATGTGCGTCTGTTTTTTTATCAAAAGAAATGCGGCAGGGCATGTGTGGCGTTGAGACCCAGCTGCCGCTGCCTGGACAGTGATGTCCGGCTGGTTAAACAACAGCATGCAGAGAAGAGGCGACCTCAGCAGGTCTGATCCGGGAGAAGATCGAGCGAGCTCGTCTCAAATGGGAAGTGTCCGTGCGTGTAAACATCACTGCTAGTACATCAGTGACGGGGGCTTTTGGCCGCGCGTGCCGCGGAGCGACAAGTTTATTCGCAGGCCAGGTAGCCAAGCGTGGCTATGGTCAATGTCCATCCACCACGGAAGAAAAGGTCTGCCTGCGTTTGCGCCggcctgctggctggctggacgATGATGGATGGGAAGCAAATCTTCTGACGTGCTTGGGTCACTGGCTCACTGGTCACTGCGCATGGCTTAGGTCCGTCAGAGGATCCTGCCCGATGAGGGGATCCAGTTTCTACtggacttttttttcttttggaaaaagAAACATTTCCGTTATTTTAAGCAGGTCTCAGTTTCTAGTTGGGCCAGATTCTGAACGAGGAACCCAACAGCCGTAACGGGTCGAGTGCTCAAATATTATAGCCTGATGAATAGTTCTAGCTAGCTTGCCCATCTTGAATTCGCTCCGTCTCAGCGTTGTCGACTTCGCCCTGACCAGAGAAGACAATGGCCGGGACTTCCTATGGTCCGAAACATAAACAGTGCAGCAGGCATTACAGAAATGGACAAATCTAGCTGTGTCACCGAGGACCAGTTCATCGCTCATACGTATGCCGGTTCTgcttttttctaaatgcttgccATGCGAGACCATTCAACCAAAAGAATGATATCCCTATCATGTTGCTTAACAAAAAACCTGGCGGACGTCGGATCTGTTCAGACAGATGATTGGGGAAGGCTCTTGAAGCGTTCGTGCGTGTAAACTTCAGTGGCTGTCATTTTTTTGGACCAGTCAGTGTCTGACCGAGGATTTGTCCGCACCCCTGACACAGAAAGAGAATTTAAATGCAGACCAGGCCGCCGCCTATCTTTACTCTGTTTACATCATCACGGAATAATATAAGAGGAAGTTTGGATCCAGATACTAATATCTACAATTACAAAACTTTAACACTAACTGAAAGGACCTTAAGATGACTAGATGGAGGTGAATAtgcaatctgcaatttaaaaaCACTTAAAAATCTATCAGACGCAGACtcggcccggatactccgggttttgtggTCCGGAATATCCGGAGCTATAACCAGAGTCTCCGGGTATGAACAAACTGAAAAGAAACTGCAGGAATCTatgtatgaaaagtagatcgagctgaAGTacgagtaccaggggttccttaaggttgatatccaacaaacaaaactcactagaaactcgtgagtgagtagatcgacctcaaaccctagaaaaaagtctcacaagcaaatagcaatgaaatcaagtaaatTAACACGAAAGAGACAAGGATTtatttcccgaagttcacacccgaaggtgctacgtctccgttgaggaaggattcgagagacggtgctcaagaacccatATGCTCAtctcccaagggcgagatcacctctcaagcccaaggtcacttactatggattcatCGGCGAGGAATGTagtttacaaacttcttgtgcagctcacaacctTGATTGAGCagtcacaagcacgcctagccgtctacgAGCACAaaactccaagagtaacaaacttgaatccacAGGCtagaccaaaaccaagtgctcaaaaGGTGTgaatgaggctcactagcacgaATCCTTGATCTTGCTtacttctcactcaaatcccttaaaggaatcactcaagaatgaagaaaggggagtgagagagctctctTTTGGCTTTAGGAGGAGTTCAGCTCGAAAGAATGGCAAGAGAGAGTGAAatgaaggaggagagggagtatttataccccttgacccaaaaatagccgttgggcgaacagttacccggagactccgggtatatgcccggagactccgggcaaccctaATTTTTCAGTCCGTgaacagcacccggacactccgggcaaaggggtccggagtatccggccctatacccggagtatccgggttaggtAGGATGAAAGCTCAAGTTTTGCTCTTTTGAGTATATTTTGTGGCTCACAGATGtttgtctaggttctcttgagcacaagatttaaatcgaaacccttgaatcaagtccctcttgatagtacggcatctctatactcaaatttcaaatataaaatctaaTATCATGAATACACTTAAACACcgccttttcattttctttttgggGGGCCATACgtcatcacttgattcacctatacatattcatcacctgcacacatgctcaattacaaaattaaatatacatgtgttttgtcattattcaccaaaacccacttaggggcctagatcactttcaatctccccctttttggtgattgatgacaacccacatGTAGCTCATTTGATTAACTTGAAACAATAAACATCTACCATATAAGAGCTCCCCCTTAATGTATGCCATCAactttgaatttcaattttgacTTGACATTTCAACAATTGGCATATATCAAGAGAACCACAAAAACTCTTATATTTTTAACAGTGGGGTGAACAGGTGCGTACAAAAACATgagtgatgcatatgacatgttaTCCACTCAATAAAAAGTGTGTCTGCCAGCgagacccggagactccgggtaggagcccggagactccggttagggaatccggagaatccggcctgtagcccggagtatccggcccttctGAACCAGAACACAAAAAAACAGTCACCAAGTCAGAGAAAGAATTCTCACAATAGCACAAATTCCTTAGAACAGAGACAAATACGATAGCTAAGCATAAAGTAGCACACATTACAAATGTTCTCACACCAAATAGTCCTTACAAAGATCAAAGGAGTTCGAAACGAAATGGAAACATAAGTTTGATACAAGTCGATACATGTCcaaatgagtacataaatgacaccttcactccccctttgtcatcaagtgccaaaaagggaatgaaaaggAGCATGAAGTCCATCTACTCATCATCTTCCTCTTGGGTGACGTCCTCGGAGGTGTCCTCATCTTCAGCTGAGTCGGGGTGCTCGCGGTAGTCGAGAGGCGCGTCTTCCtcggtctcctcttcctcatcaaagATCTCTTGGACACTTGGAGGAGCACGGCGAGAGGAAGTAGAAGCacggcgacgaggagaacgGGCTTGGCGACGAGCACGAGGAAGTGGAgcatgagcagcagcagcagcctcatcGGCGGCATCCCACTCAGCAAATGGATCATCGAAGGCCGAGAGCTCGCGGTGCGAATCCAAAGGAAGCCCCATGTGACCCCGAATCTCATTGATCGACCTTGCGTTCTCATGAACATCTTGTGCAATGTTCCTGCACATCCCAAATAAGCTGCGGAGGGCCCTCTTCACaaacgagtcatgatgacggtGACGGGACGATGAAGAGGCACCCAAGGAGGTTGGAACAGGATCAAATCTTGGGTTTCTTGTTGCACCGACATGAGATGGAGGAAGAGGTGGCGCATCACCAGAGCGGGCACGCAGGTGAAGAGGTTCATGCTTGATTGTCTTTGGAAATGTGACCTTTGTCACCCTCTTAATCATGTACATGATGTATGGTGCATCAGGAAGTgacttcttggcctcaatcatagtccttcttagctcattccaaatgaagtCCATGATGCAAAAAGGTTTTTCACTGGGCAAAGCACGGGCTAGAAGGTTTACTGCATAGTATCTAAGTACAATGGAATcaccatcctttgcatcaatgGTGGCTCTAAAGAATTGATTCATTGCATAGTATACCGGTAGGAGATAGTTTGCCTTTCCTTCCTGAGCGCAAATAGGATTGAAGAACAAGGTAGGTACTTGATATGGCTTGAGTTGTTCTTCAACATGAATGGGATCTGTTTTCTCATCCTCAGTGCCAAGTCCAAGTATCCTAGAGAAGATCATGTAATCTACTCCGTATTTGACTCCCTCGGTGGTCCAATAGAAAGCAATCTCCCTTTCATCATAGTACAAGGAAGAGTGAAATTGACGTAGGATCTCCGCATTCCAATCATAGCGAAAGCCCATGATATCATAAAGACCCATCTCCTTGCACTTATCCATAGCCTCATTAAAGAATGGATCCTTCATATCTTCATAATATTTCCAATCCACGTACTTGCACGGGACAATGGGAGCATGAGACTTGCGCATCACCACTGAGGAATAGAAGTCTTCATGGAGTTTACACCAAAAACGCTTCTCAAGACCTTCACTCTTGTCATATTTGTAGACTTTCTCCTTGCGTGCCTCCCTAAGTGCCACATCTTACTTGTAGTAATTTCTTTCCATCTCAACCGTAAAGCCAGGAACAATTCCAGGTCGATGAAGCCTTGGAATGCTTGGATAGTTGCGCTGCTCAGAAGAGTATTCAACTTGCAAACGAGGAGGGGTTCGAGGACAAATGTCATGAGCAATACCCTTGCTTGTTGGAGTCGGACGGGATGGAGGAGCCGCGGGTCGGCTTTGCATAATGTAAGGagctttccttggctcctttCTTGAACTACTGCCTGCGGGTTCCTTACCCGCGCGATGTCGTGGACGCAGCTCCCTTGTAGGGTTTGGAGGGGGATCCTCCCTTTGAGCGCGAGGATCATGATGCCGCCTTTGCCTTCTTTGTTCCGCATCATCCAAAGACTCACCAGCACGTGGCCTCACCATGCCTAAAGAATAGATAAGTAAGATCAAGACCAAGCTGGATAGGATTGGGGGGAAGAAAATGTGCCTGTGGTGATccagtccggagactccgggtatatccccggaaactccggcccagagggtccggagtatccggactcgaGCACCCGAAACCTTAGGTTATAAAAATCTAAGGATTTTGCCATGGGATTTGCGTGAAACTTAAGCCAAAgattcctacacatgctaggaagAGATGCCCTAAAGATCTTTCAAAGAAACCTACGACATTAGGAGATCGGGCGATCCGAAGTTCAAAATACCTTTGAGACCGTTGAGAGCGCGGGAACTTCAAATCCAAAGCctccccggagtttccggaggggaggagagccTTCCTTCAAATATTGACGAACTTGGGATGGTAGGAAGGGTGGAATCGCCCCTAGGGCgagagagggggagaggagAAAGGAGAGGGCAGCGGCGGTAGTGAAAAAGACCTGAAGAACGGTTTACCCCCGACCCCAGCTGTATATATAGGAAAATTTAattatccggagtatccggcctctGGACCGGAGAATCCGGACCGTCCGGAGACTCTGGGTCTCAggccggagactccggctccCCCTCAAACTAAGCAGAAAATGGCTCAAAAgaacttgatctagatggaTTTGGTATAGATAGATTTTGAAGATCTAAAGGTGTGAGACAAATTACTCGACTCAAGATcagccaacaatcaatcaaggaGAACAATGATCTCAAGTGAGTAAAGTGAAGAACCAAACTTTTCATAAAACAAAAGTCACAcatttttgaaagttttcaagatcttttcattttgagaaccacttaatctatgatcactcaagtgtatgcagtaattcaagctaggttacgagaatccaagatgtttagttcacttctcaaagcacaaaaccttgactcatctagagacttagtaaagatatcggcaagttgcccgtcggtgcttacatgttgtaaagcaatatctcccttagcctcatgatcccttaagaagtgattacgaatatctatgtgctttgttcggCAGTGTTGTACCAGGTTGTTTGCTAACTTGAttgcactctcattgtcacaaaatagaggaattgcaacaaaatgacaaccaaagtcactcaatgtttgtctcatccacaagagttgtgcacaacacgcaccggcggcgacatactcggcctccgccgtggacaaggcaaccaaattttgcttcttagagcTCCAAGATACTAAGGACCGGCCAAGGAATTGACAAGTCTCCGTAGTGTTCTTTTGATCcactttgcaaccggcataatccgaatcggaatagccaagtaagTCGAAAGATGagtgtggcagtaccgccctaattaatccggctcaagtgcgctaaccatcaccctaaaggtaatcccggctaacacgcacttcaaacggagtaatccggcagtgctgtcgggtaaagtcccgataaaaccacctgagcgtcgatcgaactcaaagcttacatgcaacccacacgaaggtgagtcccgagagtacaacatttcacaaattcttacatcacagagtcttaacttaaaatattacaaaccgagtttgaaatcTTAAAAAGGTACTTGAGAATCAAATTGAaaatagttcagagttcaactgcagcggaaataaagcgagttctaaacgacgatacaagatgtcatgatgaagcccgtacatgacatcacttggCATTGCCATCGTTAGCCGGTAGTCGTATCCcattccaccgaccaaccagggggtaaaggtacacggccaagtcaagctagctacctgatcttcaaacgtatcacctgaaaacaaagttgagccacaagcaaggctgagtatactaatactcagcaaggcttacccgactaagggtatacttagccctttacctagacatgcaaggcttttggctggacgggtttgtttcgccgaaaagcaactaagagtgaatccttaatttcaaattttagcttcaatattctagttcaattaaccattctaagtgagcatctatccaatagcatacatggtggaaaacaattatttttttatcattcaaccatattcatcatcctcattgttccatttcttactctatgtggcaaaagggttaagcagtctcaatatccgtgagagacggacgattcgaatcgagtttgttaacctggccaggcagacctaaacacacgcatgggaacagagtcacccacgcaacagttcccttcaattcccgattcacggaacaggcccaccgccctcaagtacagcagcacgacgactctgtactcgccattagctagatgtgaacaagttcaagacggtggggagtatgttccggcctcggttcaatccagtacttaagcttaccgattaccatattctcggcatgtggttagtacgttcaaaagcttaaccaccactaccacacaccgcggccttatccatttttcactaaacagacggggtatctcaagtaccacaaccccgcccgtgagccttatagttgcagtatgtagtaaacatccaactcctataattctcgcgagtgacaggaaatcactcgacttctaccgaaccattagcctagccaactagcgacctaaaccaactagtgttcaagcataggtacctaggatcatgcaactaaggtttcaatcaactcctgtaaacgtaaatgcacaagtatatagaaatataagcagttgcataaTTCTACAGTAGATaagacatgctccggggcttgccttgctaagcaaagttagccttgggctcttccgaactttggttcgagtcttcggcggcttcagttagattagcttgggcttcactctgctcactctcggactccggcaccagctcgtacgtaccgtcggcgagagtagtcgaatctacacgagatgcatatgcatgaGTTTACGTGATAATTCTCAATTCATGATTtaattcactataaagttgtaaaccAACACAACTCCAGTTAAGTTGGAGATTATGTTCTCTttattgggcaatcgtttatagagtactatctaacatgattttattcaaaaaaaaaaaaaactaggagTTTGTTGTCTTTCGTTTTCTTGACATGAAGAAATGgtatttttcttaattaacaCTATACTAACCTGTAACGCCATAACTAGGGTTACATATACTTTCTggtactgaaatttttatgcaaggtacAAATCTGAGTAAcatgcctactgtgaaatttttagctaATTCCATtgagcatattaattattaaaaagacattaaacagctactactaggagcaagattcatttatacagaacaaaccacACAAGTAAAGATGCTATAATTTTTACTGAGGCTTCCTACTCTTACGTGGCGTCTACTgttaatttttcagattttatggagtagtaaaaagagcatgaaaaatagagaaacaTATAGCTGTatggatcaaaactaatttcCATAGGCTGTCACACTAATTTATAGAGGCTCAAACTTTACCAGAAGGATTTAGTACTCTAATagaagctctagtaaaaatatgagatttttctaatgaagtaaactagggtttttgatttacaaaatttattcatgaataaatcaaaaggactagttatacattactaaaaattcccaaaatttttatGTAGCATCTAGAAACTAAATTAAGGCttatataaaaatttcagctcaggaaaactaaaatagaaccctgtgtatttaattctatttaacataggcataaaccaagatctaatgaaacatatatctagatttgtcaaaatgtcatcaaatttttacagtaagctaCTCATCTAGGGTATAGTACactgtccaaaaactagccttagttcatgactacaacaggagatacatttgtgtgctatttaatctaatctttatcctagattaaaatagaagcataatatgaacatgtgactgtcacaaaagttgt
The nucleotide sequence above comes from Panicum virgatum strain AP13 chromosome 3K, P.virgatum_v5, whole genome shotgun sequence. Encoded proteins:
- the LOC120697759 gene encoding uncharacterized protein LOC120697759, which gives rise to MKRPHHSFHQSPLPGCSLLQAPTRTHHQAATQASHSHPLSRAIQPVPSSMEAEAFPIRFTRGVRAYWRRRKYHRLVEAADGGKATRQLGAPRRGGGWGAVRRLRVRVRVALAAPRRALARARDAYVGAMLALARRASALALPGGARRPKQLPAPRGDGAPTEFEQRLILEIYKSIVASKELTTMLHASAAHLPPAAAGAPMPAKHLLDM